CCAGCGCGACGACCGAGGGGCCTTCCTTCGTAAAAAGCTGCATGCCGATTTTGCACCACGTCGCCGCGCCCTCGAGTTCGGTCAGGATGGCTTTCGCTTCGGCGGCGGTGGGAACGTCGAGAGCGACGATGATTTTTTCTTTAGCGGCGGTTGGCATTGGTCGAGGATGCGCGCCCGATGAAGCTGCGCGCACCCGCGAAAGTCAACCTTTCGCTCCGCATCCTTGGCAAGCGGCTGGATGGATTCCACGAACTCGAATCGCTCATGGCGCCGATCTCGCTGGCCGACGAGATTTCGATCTCCACCGGTATTGGAAACAGCGTGCGCGTGGTTTGCGACGACCCCTCCATTCCGCAGGACGACTCGAATCTCGCGGCGGTCGCCGCGCGGCAGTTTCAGGCCCACACGGGCCAGCGCTTTCGGACGCGCATTGCCATCCACAAGAAGGTTCCCTCGGGAGCCGGACTCGGCGGGGGCAGTAGCGACGCGGCTGCGGTGCTCGTGGCGCTCGACTCGCTTTTCGAGACGCATCTCGGCGTGGAAGGCCTCGAAAAAATTGCGGCCAATATCGGTTCGGACGTGCCGTTTTTCATCCGGCGCGTGCCTTCGTGGTCGCGAGGGCGTGGAGAATTAATCACGCCCGCCGATCTCCCGGGACATTTCACGATCCTGCTCCTCAAGCCGCCCT
The window above is part of the Chthoniobacterales bacterium genome. Proteins encoded here:
- the ispE gene encoding 4-(cytidine 5'-diphospho)-2-C-methyl-D-erythritol kinase translates to MKLRAPAKVNLSLRILGKRLDGFHELESLMAPISLADEISISTGIGNSVRVVCDDPSIPQDDSNLAAVAARQFQAHTGQRFRTRIAIHKKVPSGAGLGGGSSDAAAVLVALDSLFETHLGVEGLEKIAANIGSDVPFFIRRVPSWSRGRGELITPADLPGHFTILLLKPPFGVETSAAYKRWSASIELPGVDYGPQRWRDIEFVNDLERPVFEKYPFLAVMKAWLREQPECHVGMMSGSGSTMFALCDGPAEADAVAARARAYFGETMWSAVCEAPI